In Sphaerisporangium krabiense, the DNA window GAACGGCACCGCGTTGGGATCGCCGTACGGGAAGACGTACTGCGCCTGACCACCGGTCGGGTCGTTGCTGATGTAGAAACGCCCCGACGTCGGGTCATAAGTGCTCACGGTGTCCTTACCGTCACCGTCCCAGTCCCCCTTGATCGGCACCATCGGACTGTTGCCGTACTGGAACACCGCCCGGGTCGCGGCCGTCGAACCCTGATCATCGGACAGATAGAAATCCAGCACCCCAAGATCGGCGGAGCCGCTCCACAGGGCGTCGACGAGCAGTTGGGCGTCGTGGACCTCGCGGCCGTAGGCGTCGGGGACCGCCGAGACCTGCACCTTCTGGCAGATGGCGCCGATGTCCCCGCTCATCCATGAGTTGTTGGGGAACTTGCGCAGCATGGCGTTGACGAACGCGTTGGTGGCGTACACCGGATCGACCAGCTGGGCCGGGGTGCCCCATCCCTGGGAGGGGCGCTGCTGGAACAGTCCCAGGCTGTCGTGGTCGGTGGCGACCGTGTAGTTGTGCAGGGTGCTCTCGGTGATCGCCGTGGTGACGGCGATCACCGCCGCTCGCTTGTCCAGCCCGCGGCCCTTGACGGTGCGGGTGATGGCCCGGGCGCACGACACGTTGTAGGCGTTCACGCTCCGTCCCAGGCGCGCGCCGTTCATGTTCGGCCGCACGGCGTTGGCGACCGCGCCGTCGGCCGCGGTCTCCCCGCCCGCGACGCACGCCGCGTAAGCCAGCGTGGCCGCGAGCTCCGCGGGTACCGGAAGGCCGGCCGGGCCGGGAATCGGCGGCGTGGGCCCGGACGCGGCGGCCTGGGCCGTGGTCGCCCCGGCGGCGGAGGCGAGGAGCCCGCCGACGAGAGCGGTGAGCGCGATGAGGGGCCGGACGGAACGGGGGCGCCGTGCAGGGGCGTTCATGGTCTTCTCCTGGAGGGTAGTGACGCCCTGTCTCCGGCTGCCGGAGACAGGGCGAGAGAGTGAGGAAAGGTGAAATGGGGAGGGCGGCCGGATTCCGCCCGGTCACGGTCGTGCTCGGATGTCTTCTCCGGCCGGGAGCCGGCTCGGAGAGCCTTGGCGGCCGCGGGTCACGGGGATGTCAGCGGGCGATGCCCTGGCTGTCCTTGTGGTCGCCGTCCCAGTCGCCGACGACGGGCAGATCGCCGGCGTCGCCGTAGGCGACCAACCGGGTGGTCTCGGTGCCGGAGGTCACCGGGCTGGTGCGCATGTAGAACACGTTGCCCATCCGGACACCCACGTTGTCCTTGCCGTCACCGTCCCAGTCCCCCACCAACGGCACCGCGTTGGGATCGCCGTAGGCGAAGAAGAACTGCGCCTGGCCACTGCCCGGGTTGTTGCTGATGTAGAAACGACCCGACGCCGGGTCATAGGCGCTCACGGTGTCCTTGCCGTCGCCGTCCCAGTCCCCCGCCAGCGGACGCATCGGCGCGTCACCGTAGGCCACCATCTGCGTGGTCTCGGTGGCCGAGGTCACCGCACTGGTCCGCATGTAGAACACGTTGCCCATCCGGACACCCACGTTGTCCTTGCCGTCGCCGTCCCAGTCCCCCACGAACGGCACCGCGTTGGGATCGCCGTACGGGAAGACGTACTGCGCCTGACCACCGGTCGGGTCGTTGCTGATGTAGAAACGCCCCGACGTCGGGTCATAAGTGCTCACGGTGTCCTTACCGTCACCGTCCCAGTCCCCCTTGATCGGCACCATCGGACTGTTGCCGTACTGGAACACCGCCCGGGTCGCGGCCGTCGAACCCTGGTCATCGGACAGATAGAAATCCAGCACTCCGGGATCCGAACCACCCGCGCCCACGGGGGCGGAATAGCCGACGATGTCGACGTCGCCGCGGGAGTAACTGTTCTCCTTGATGCGATTGCCGCTGTTGCCTTCGATGGTGTACACCGTGCTGCCGGTCGCCGACTTGACGATGCCGACGTGGTCGATGGTGCCGTCCTGCTGCCAGTCGAAGACGAGGGCGTCGCCCGGCTGCGGCGTGTAGCCGCTGGCGCGGGTGTGCCAGGTGCCGTACTTGGTGCCGTAGTCCTTGAAGGAGCTGGCCCAGCCGGTGAGCACGCCTCCGCTGGTCTCGGCCACATCGGCGTACGGCACGCCGGCGTTCTTCCACACGTACTTGGAGAAGTCGGCGCACCAGTCGCTGGTACGCCATTGCACACCGTCCGTGGACGGGCACCCCGACGAGGGCTTCCAGTTCCGGAAGTAGCCGGTGTAGTAGTTGCACCCGCTTCCGTCCGGCTGCTCGTGGTTGCGCGACGCGTTGCCGAGCTGGCTCTGCGCGACCGAGACGATGGCGCCGCGCGACACGGCGGCGGCGGCCGGCGTCGTGGTGACGGCGATCGATCCCGTGGTCAGGACGGCCGCGGCGCTCAACCCGGCGCCGAGGCGACCGGCGAACCTCGGGCCGCTCCTGTGTGCTCCTGTCCGGGCGTCTTTCCCGCTCATGGGCTTTCCTTCCTCCGTGGGCCGCTGTCGACCTCTGCGAGAAAGGCTGCTGTCAGGCACTCCAACTTTCCTGGAATAGCACTCCAGCGTCATCTGGAGAACCCGGGACGGCGGTTGCGGCTGACCCGCTGGAGCGGGAATCGGAGTATCCCTATGGGTTCCGTTCAAGAAGCCTGGGTGTTATGACTGTCTTACTTGTCACGTCGGCCCCCACAGGGGGATTGTTGGAGTTCCGTCTGCTCGGGCCGGTTGAGGCATGGCACGACGAGCGCTGCCTTCCGCTGGGGGGTCCGAAACCCCGCGCGCTCCTGGCCGCCCTCCTGCTGAACGCCGGTAAGGTGGTCTCCAGCGATCGCCTGGTGGACGTCCTCTGGGGGCAGGAACCGCCGGGAAGCGCCCACGCCCTGATCCAGACCTACGTGTACGGGCTGCGCCGCGCACTCGCCGCGATCGGCGAGGGGGCGGTGATCGAGACCCGGCCGCCCGGTTACGTGGCCCGTCCCGGCCCTGGGCGATTAGACGTGGAGACCTTCGAGCGGCTGGTCGCGGACGGCCGGCGGCATGCCGCCGCGAGCCGTCACGATTCCGCCGCCAAGGAACTGCGGGCGGCCCTGGAGTTGTGGAAAGGAACCGCCCTCGGCGGGATAGGCCTCGCGCTGCGCGCCGAAGCGCAGCGCCTCGAGGAGACACGGTTGTCCGTCCTCGAGGAGCGAGTCGACGCCGAGCTCGCGCTGGGCAGGGAAGCGGAGCTGGTCGGCGAGCTCGCCGAGCTGGTGAGGAGCCACCCCACGCGCGAGCGCCTCCGCGCCCAGCTCATGAAGGCCATGTACCGGCTGGGCCGTCAGGTGGACGCGATGAGCGTCTACCATGAGGGCCGTCAGACGCTGGCGGACGAGTTGGGCGTCGACCCCGGCGCGGAGCTCCGGCAGTTGTACGAGGCGATGCTGCGAGCGGACTCGTCGCTGTTGCCGTCCACGGCGCACCAGATCGCCGAGTACGCCGGCCTCGCCCAGCCCACGCCCGTGGAGGAACCCGTACGCCGGACCGGGCCGGACATCGTTCCCAGCCATCTCCCGCGCGGCATAGCCGACTTCACCGGGCGGGACAAGCAGCTCGGCGAGCTCACCACCCTGCTCACCACGCGCGGCGACAGCATGACGGTGTGCGTCATCTCCGGCAAGGGCGGAGTGGGCAAGTCCGCGCTCGCCGTGAAGGCGGCGCACCAGGTGGCCGAGGCGTTCCCCGACGGCCAGTTGTACGCCGACCTGCGGGGCGTCACCGACTCGCCCGCGCCGCCGCTGGAAGTGCTGGGACGGTTTCTGCGCGCCCTCGGCGTCCAGCCGGCCGCGATCCCCGACATGCTCCAGGAACGGGTCGACATCTATCGGAGCGTCCTCGCGGGACGCCGGCTGCTCGTCGTCCTCGACGACGCGGGCACCGAGCAGCAGGTCCGCCCGGTGCTGCCGGGCAGCCACACGTGCGCGGTGTTGATCACGGCGCGCCGGAGGCTGGTGGGCCTGGACGGGATGAGCCTGAGCGACCTCGGGGTGCTCGACACCGAGACGGCCATCGACCTGCTGGCCCGCATCGCGGGACGCCAGCGCGTCTACACCGAGCACGACGCCGCCGAGCGCATCGTCCATCTCTGCGGCCACCTGCCCCTGGCGCTTCGCACGGCGGGCGCGCGGCTGGCCGCCCGCCCGCACTGGTCGCTCTCGACGCTGGCCACACGGCTCGCCGACGAGCGCCGCCGGCTCGACGAGCTCACCGCCGGTGACCTGGAGGTGCGGGCGAGCGTAGGGCTCAGCTACCGAGGGCTCGACGACATGGCGAAGAGGGCGTTCCGCCGGCTCGGCCTGCTCGGGGTCCCCGACTTCGCGTCATGGGTGGTGGGGGCTCTCCTGGACGAGGCGGAGGAGACCGGCGAGGAGGTCATCGAGCGGTTGATGGACGCCCAGCTCCTCGACCACGTCGCCGTCGACGCCACAGGCCAGAGCCGGTACCGGCTGCACGACCTGCTGCGCGTGTACGCGGCCGAGCGTGCCGAGGCGGAGGAATCGGCCGAGGAGCGCGCGGCGGCGATGACCCGGGCGCTGGGCGGGTGGCTGTGGCTGATCACGCACGCCGCCGCCGCGAGCCCTTCGGGCGCGCCTCCCTTACGCCGCGACTACGCCACGGCCCGGCCCGTCGGCCGCGAGGTGTCGGAGCGGGTGGCCGACGACATGACGGCCTGGTTCGACGCGGAGGCCCCGGCGCTCGTCGTGGCCGTGGAGCGGGCCGCCGCGATGGGTCTCCACGAGGTGACGTGCGAGGTGGCGGCCGCGCTGTGCCCCTCGTCCTTCTCCGTGGACACGCGGTTCGAGGAGTGGCGGCGCACCCACGAATCGGCTCTGGAGGCCGCCAGGCGGGCGGGCGACCTCCTGGGTGAGGCGACCTTGCTGGTGGGGCTGGGGCAGCTGCGCCACCGGCAGGACCGCTACCCGGAGGCGCAGGCGTACTTCCGCCAGGCGCTTCCGCTCCTGCGCGAGGGCGGGGACACCCACGGGGAGACGGTCGCCATCGCGGGAATCGGCGCCGCCTGCCGGGAACAGGGAGACTTCGCGCAGGCACTGGTCCACCTCCGGCACGCGGGCGCCGCCTTCGAATCGCTCGGCGACGACGCCGGCATCGGCTACGTCAACCGGATCGCCGGGTCGGTGATGCTGGAAATGGGCGACTTCGAGGCCGCGTCGTCTCTGCTGCACGCGGCGTTGTCCGCTTTCCAGCGGCTGGGCAGCAAGCGGGGCGAAGGACTCACGTTGCGGTCGATCGCCCTGGTCCACCGGGGCCTGGGCGACCTGGAGCAGGCGGAGAGGCTGTGCGTGCGCGCGGTCGCCCTGCTGCGCGCGGCCGGTGACCCGCTCATGGAGGCATACGCGGTGCAGGCCCTGTGCAAGGTCCGGATCCGGCTCGGGGACGATGCCCCGGTCCTGCCCTGCCTCGTGGACGCCTTGAGCGTGTGCGAGCGGCACGGCGACCGGTTCGGGGTGGCGCTCGTCCAGCGCACCATCGGGGAACTGCACCTGGCCCGCGGGCGGCACGACCTCGCCGAAGCCCATCTCCGCCGGTCCGTCGTGATGTGGGACGGGCTGGAGCTGCCGCTGTTCCGCGCCCGCACGATGCGTGACCTGGCGTCCGTTCGCGAAGCGGTCGGAGACGAGAAGACAGCCGGGTCTCTCCGGGCGGCCGCCCTCGACATCTTCGCCGCGTTCGGGACACGCGAGTACATCGAGCTCGGCGGTCATCGGAACGGCCCGGCCGCGTGAATCGCGGAGACCCGCTTGGCGCGTACTTGTAGGGAACTTATAGGGCGTGGGCCGAACCTGAGGAGGCCTGTCCACCGTTACGGGCACGCCCGGTCGGCAGACTCCTCGCGGCGGCCCGTTTCCAGTCCCGGGAGAACAACGTGCCGGAAATCGTGCTCATGTCCGATCCTCGTGTCTCCGCGATTCCCGTGGAGGATCGGGGAGAGCCGCTTGTGGACCTGCGCGCGGTCCCGGAACTGCTCCTGGACCAGCGCCTCGCCGATTCCGAGGGCGCGTACGCCCATCTTCGCCACGGGCACGTCGACCGGCTTCTGCGCGCCCAGGCACGGCTGCCCGAAGGGCTTCGTCTGCTGATCGTCGAGGGTTACCGGCCGCTGGCATTGCAGGAGCGGTACTTCTCGGCGTACGCGGCAAAGCTCAGCGACGCCAATCCGGACTGGTCCGACGAACACGTCTACGTGCAGGCGAGCCGTTCCCTTTCTCCCCCTCACATCGGCCCTCACGTCTGCGGCGCCGCCGTAGACCTCACCCTGTGCACCCAGGATGGCCAGGAACTGGACATGGGCACGGAAGTCAACGCCAGTCCCGAAGAAAGCGAAAACGCCTGCTACACGGCCGCGGAAAACATCTCCCCCCAGGCCAGGGACAACCGGACGATCCTCAGCGAGGTTCTCGTCGAGGCGGGATTCATCAACTACCCCACCGAATGGTGGCACTGGTCCTACGGCGACCGCTACTGGGCCCTCCTCACCGGAGCCCCGGCGGCCCTCCACTCCCACCTCGACTGGCCCGCGAGCGCATAGACCGCACACGTCACCGTGCTCTGCCCGCACGGGAAGGGGCGGGATTACGGACGGCGGTCAACCCTGTCAGAGGAAATGCACCTATTGACGCCTATTTACCAGCCTGGTACTAATCGCGAACCTTGTCCCCTCCCTTGCCACCCAAAGGGCGAGGACGCCACGCGGACCTCCACATCCGCCAGTACCAGGGAGTTCCTCTGTGAGGAGTTCATTCGACCACCCCCCACGGCTCAGGCGACTTACCGTCGTCGGCGGCTTGGCGGCGGCGCTGGCCTTCGGGACCGTGTCCGCCGCCATCGGCGGTGTCCAGGAGCAGGAACCGTCGGCCACGGGCCCGGCGGCCACCGCGACCAGCGCACTCCTGAAGGACTACGACGCCGAGATCGTCGACCGGTTCGACTCGGCCAACTCCGTCGACCACATTCGGCACCTGGCCGTGACCATCGGCCCGCGGCTGAACGGCACCCCACAGGAGCGGGAGGGCGCGCAGTACATCGGCGGCATCCTGAAGTCCTACGGCTTCGACGTGACCCTCCAGTCATGGGGTCCGGTCTCGACCAAGAACGTCGCGAAGGTCACGTCCCCGAACGCCGGCCTGCCGGGCGGACCGAACTGGCAGATGTCCGCGTCGACCAGCGCGAAGTTCACCGGCGATGACGCCGCCGTGCAGGGCGAGGTCGTCTACGCCAAGACCGGCCAGTCCGCCGCGGACTTCCCCGCCGAAACCGCGGGCAAGATCGTGCTGATGGACTACAGCACCACCGCGTCGGTCCGCAACACCGCCGTCGTCAACGCGGTCAGCCAGGGTGCGGCCGCGGTCATCCTGGCCTACCCGACCGGCAACAGCGCTCCGCCGTCGTTCACGCTCACCACGGCCCAGCCGAACATCCCGGTGATGGGCGGCGGCAGCGCGCACCACACCTGGATCAAGGACCTTCTGGACAAGGGCCCGCTGACGCTGCGGGTCGCGACCAACCAGTACCCGACCCCGATGGGCAC includes these proteins:
- a CDS encoding FG-GAP repeat domain-containing protein: MNAPARRPRSVRPLIALTALVGGLLASAAGATTAQAAASGPTPPIPGPAGLPVPAELAATLAYAACVAGGETAADGAVANAVRPNMNGARLGRSVNAYNVSCARAITRTVKGRGLDKRAAVIAVTTAITESTLHNYTVATDHDSLGLFQQRPSQGWGTPAQLVDPVYATNAFVNAMLRKFPNNSWMSGDIGAICQKVQVSAVPDAYGREVHDAQLLVDALWSGSADLGVLDFYLSDDQGSTAATRAVFQYGNSPMVPIKGDWDGDGKDTVSTYDPTSGRFYISNDPTGGQAQYVFPYGDPNAVPFVGDWDGDGKDNVGVRMGNVFYMRTSAVTSATETTQMVAYGDAPMRPLAGDWDGDGKDTVSAYDPASGRFYISNNPGSGQAQFFFAYGDPNAVPLVGDWDGDGKDNVGVRMGNVFYMRTSPVTSGTETTRLVAYGDAGDLPVVGDWDGDHKDSQGIAR
- a CDS encoding CHAP domain-containing protein; the encoded protein is MSGKDARTGAHRSGPRFAGRLGAGLSAAAVLTTGSIAVTTTPAAAAVSRGAIVSVAQSQLGNASRNHEQPDGSGCNYYTGYFRNWKPSSGCPSTDGVQWRTSDWCADFSKYVWKNAGVPYADVAETSGGVLTGWASSFKDYGTKYGTWHTRASGYTPQPGDALVFDWQQDGTIDHVGIVKSATGSTVYTIEGNSGNRIKENSYSRGDVDIVGYSAPVGAGGSDPGVLDFYLSDDQGSTAATRAVFQYGNSPMVPIKGDWDGDGKDTVSTYDPTSGRFYISNDPTGGQAQYVFPYGDPNAVPFVGDWDGDGKDNVGVRMGNVFYMRTSAVTSATETTQMVAYGDAPMRPLAGDWDGDGKDTVSAYDPASGRFYISNNPGSGQAQFFFAYGDPNAVPLVGDWDGDGKDNVGVRMGNVFYMRTSPVTSGTETTRLVAYGDAGDLPVVGDWDGDHKDSQGIAR
- a CDS encoding AfsR/SARP family transcriptional regulator, with product MEFRLLGPVEAWHDERCLPLGGPKPRALLAALLLNAGKVVSSDRLVDVLWGQEPPGSAHALIQTYVYGLRRALAAIGEGAVIETRPPGYVARPGPGRLDVETFERLVADGRRHAAASRHDSAAKELRAALELWKGTALGGIGLALRAEAQRLEETRLSVLEERVDAELALGREAELVGELAELVRSHPTRERLRAQLMKAMYRLGRQVDAMSVYHEGRQTLADELGVDPGAELRQLYEAMLRADSSLLPSTAHQIAEYAGLAQPTPVEEPVRRTGPDIVPSHLPRGIADFTGRDKQLGELTTLLTTRGDSMTVCVISGKGGVGKSALAVKAAHQVAEAFPDGQLYADLRGVTDSPAPPLEVLGRFLRALGVQPAAIPDMLQERVDIYRSVLAGRRLLVVLDDAGTEQQVRPVLPGSHTCAVLITARRRLVGLDGMSLSDLGVLDTETAIDLLARIAGRQRVYTEHDAAERIVHLCGHLPLALRTAGARLAARPHWSLSTLATRLADERRRLDELTAGDLEVRASVGLSYRGLDDMAKRAFRRLGLLGVPDFASWVVGALLDEAEETGEEVIERLMDAQLLDHVAVDATGQSRYRLHDLLRVYAAERAEAEESAEERAAAMTRALGGWLWLITHAAAASPSGAPPLRRDYATARPVGREVSERVADDMTAWFDAEAPALVVAVERAAAMGLHEVTCEVAAALCPSSFSVDTRFEEWRRTHESALEAARRAGDLLGEATLLVGLGQLRHRQDRYPEAQAYFRQALPLLREGGDTHGETVAIAGIGAACREQGDFAQALVHLRHAGAAFESLGDDAGIGYVNRIAGSVMLEMGDFEAASSLLHAALSAFQRLGSKRGEGLTLRSIALVHRGLGDLEQAERLCVRAVALLRAAGDPLMEAYAVQALCKVRIRLGDDAPVLPCLVDALSVCERHGDRFGVALVQRTIGELHLARGRHDLAEAHLRRSVVMWDGLELPLFRARTMRDLASVREAVGDEKTAGSLRAAALDIFAAFGTREYIELGGHRNGPAA
- a CDS encoding M15 family metallopeptidase is translated as MPEIVLMSDPRVSAIPVEDRGEPLVDLRAVPELLLDQRLADSEGAYAHLRHGHVDRLLRAQARLPEGLRLLIVEGYRPLALQERYFSAYAAKLSDANPDWSDEHVYVQASRSLSPPHIGPHVCGAAVDLTLCTQDGQELDMGTEVNASPEESENACYTAAENISPQARDNRTILSEVLVEAGFINYPTEWWHWSYGDRYWALLTGAPAALHSHLDWPASA